Proteins encoded in a region of the Podarcis muralis chromosome 4, rPodMur119.hap1.1, whole genome shotgun sequence genome:
- the TSGA10 gene encoding testis-specific gene 10 protein isoform X3: protein MSSRKYPGPGRRRRREILSKRLTTREELVLGCPFSESERASKSEDSIRKDKIIQQLQTEVEELRTKNIELEKYVTKILDSKKEVTTQVGDLTSKNEYLCKELAHVDKLAEQLEKEKEFVLDSADQEIAEAKSQIKCQQNTIRKLEHKISALSSPSSNIEISQERRPSRLDNTIKSAEEDRYQLKKMLRNTSSPRRSSSHSVSKELSPIRGCKSDPEFQQMLRDRDEYKTMLERYERHMAEVQGNIKVLTAERDKVIQLYDQAQEEISQLRKEAMKVPKASKTAMTAQAVLRRVETERDAAISDFRRMSTERDSLRERLKIAQETAFNEKAHLEQRVEELELNVQSLDNERLDQTSKMALMKETIESLEMEMKILAKRAVDFESELSRQKATNASLSIMNEKMEHNIAEAQRQLSKKKYELQLIQDKITCLDEKNEKLSKQNLVQQEDICTLNDTITELDTEKDSLHELLEEKADKVASLEESLALKEKTISDLKCLLSDMEKSTKHSTEALCRCEQDITKLHQLLDESNNELAQTSEEKEGLIRENDNLQKQLYGFKEENQILHHKLSECQNELDNLKAKTEDWHTDISRLKSMLKSKEKENQELLDNYHRANEQAEKWESKFQQMEANCSSVQLELLSAESESRRLKERTEALETEIGHQLAAEKAHKSQISTLGKSLLKMEEDLHDVQLEKVSVLSELASTRELCIKLDTSKELLARQLSNTTQEIERLQNEWESSHSETELLKKQLTNERISIKNLETLLASNREKEYQSQMISQEKESEIQLLKEQLSLAENKIATQSRDFSQLKNTITQLESELDITKRQLGTERFERERAVQELRRQSLGAPYQLTSTIRTSSPERSRHRSSDKSLDRSSEWDSILKNF, encoded by the exons AGGTTGACAACAAGAGAAGAGCTTGTGTTAGGTTGTCCATTTTCTGAAAGTGAGAGAGCTTCAAAATCAGAAGACAGCATTAGGAAAGACAAAATCATCCAACAACTGCAAACAGAG GTTGAAGAACTGCGAACAAAAAATATTGAGTTGGAGAAGTATGTTACAAAAATACTTGATAGTAAGAAAGAAGTAACAACTCAAGTGGGTGACTTGACAAGTAAGAATGAATATCTCTGTAAAGAACTCGCTCATGTAGACAAGTTAGCAGAAcagctggaaaaagaaaaagaatttgtATTGGATAGTGCAGACCAGGAAATTGCAGAAGCCAAG tcTCAGATTAAATGCCAACAAAATACTATACGGAAATTGGAACATAAAATCAGCGCCCTTAGCTCT CCTTCCTCAAACATTGAAATATCACAGGAGAGGCGTCCCTCGAGGCTTGACAATACTATCAAGTCAGCAGAAGAAGACAGATATCAGTTGAAGAAAATGCTTCGAAATACGTCAAGTCCTAGGCGCAGCTCCTCTCATTCTGTTTCAAAGGAGCTTTCCCCCATCCGG GGATGTAAATCTGatccagaatttcagcaaatgttGAGAGACCGTGATGAATATAAGACAATGCTGGAAAGATATGAACGTCACATGGCAGAAGTTCAAGGCAACATCAAGGTTCTCACAGCAGAAAGAGACAAAGTTATTCAACTTTATGATCAG GCCCAGGAAGAAATAAGTCAACTGCGAAAAGAAGCTATGAAAGTCCCAAAAGCATCCAAAACTGCGATGACTGCACAGGCTGTTTTGAGGCGTGTGGAAACAGAAAGGGATGCAGCTATTTCTGATTTCCGAAGGATGTCCACTGAACGAGATAGCTTGAGAGAGAGGTTAAAG ATTGCTCAAGAGACTGCATTTAATGAAAAAGCTCACCTGGAACAGAGAGTTGAGGAACTGGAGTTAAATGTTCAGAGT CTTGACAATGAGCGATTAGATCAAACATCAAAGATGGCTTTAATGAAGGAGACAATCGAGTCTCTAGAAATGGAGATGAAAATATTGGCAAAAAGAGCAGTAGATTTTGAAAGTGAGCTAAGCAGGCAAAAAGCAACTAATGCTTCACTGAG CATTATGAATGAAAAAATGGAGCATAACATTGCAGAGGCCCAACGGCAACTCTCAAAGAAAAAATATGAATTACAGCTCATTCAAGATAAAATTACGTGTCTAGATGAAAAAAATG AAAAGCTTTCAAAACAAAATCTTGTCCAACAAGAAGATATTTGTACACTCAATGACACAATAACTGAACTAGATACAGAAAAGGATTCTTTACATGAGCTTCTGGAAGAGAAAGCAGATAAAGTTGCCTCCCTTGAAGAAAGCTTGGCCCTTAAA gaAAAGACCATTTCAGATTTGAAGTGCCTACTTTCTGATATGGAGAAATCAACAAA GCATTCTACTGAAGCACTCTGCAGGTGTGAACAGGATATTACCAAACTACATCAACTTTTGGATGAATCTAATAATGAACTTGCTCAGACTAGTGAAGAGAAAGAAGGATTAATTCGGGAGAATGATAATCTACAAAAACAGCTTTATGGCTTTAAGGAGGAGAATCAG ATTCTGCATCACAAACTCAGTGAATGTCAGAATGAACTTGATAATCTGAAGGCGAAAACTGAAGATTGGCATACAGATATTTCCAGACTGAAGAGCATGCTGAAATCTAAA GAAAAGGAGAATCAAGAGCTTTTGGATAACTACCACAGGGCCAATGAGCAAGCAGAAAAGTGGGAATCCAAGTTCCAACAAATGGAAGCAAACTGTAGCTCTGTCCAACTGGAGCTCCTCAGTGCAGAATCTGAGAGCCGCAGACTAAAAGAACGAACAGAGGCTCTTGAAACAGAGATTGGGCAC CAATTAGCAGCAGAAAAAGCCCACAAGTCACAGATTTCTACATTAGGTAAGTCTCTTTTGAAAATGGAGGAGGACCTCCATGACGTGCAACTGGAGAAAGTTTCTGTACTGTCAGAGTTGGCATCTACTCGGGAACTCTGCATAAAATTGGACACTAGCAAAGAGTTATTAGCCCGGCAACTAAGCAACACAACACAGGAAATAGAACGG ctgcaaaatgaatGGGAATCGTCTCACTCTGAAACCGAACTCCTCAAAAAACAACTCACTAATGAAAGAATTTCAATTAAAAACCTAGAAACATTGTTAGCATCCAACCGTGAAAAGGAATATCAATCTCAGATGATAAGCCAAGAAAAAGAGTCTGAAATTCAGCTTCTTAAAGAGCAGCTTTCGCTGGCTGAAAACAAGAT TGCTACCCAGAGTCGAGATTTTTCACAGCTCAAAAATACAATAACTCAATTGGAGTCTGAGTTAGATATCACCAAAAGGCAGCTGGGTACAGAACGCTTTGAAAG AGAGCGTGCTGTCCAAGAGCTTCGCCGCCAGAGTCTGGGAGCTCCATACCAATTAACTTCTACAATAAGGACATCATCACCTGAACGTTCTCGGCACCGGTCTTCTGACAAGTCTCTGGACAGATCTTCGGAATG GGATTCTATTTTGAAGAACTTCTAA
- the TSGA10 gene encoding testis-specific gene 10 protein isoform X4: MSSRKYPGPGRRRRREILSKRLTTREELVLGCPFSESERASKSEDSIRKDKIIQQLQTESQIKCQQNTIRKLEHKISALSSPSSNIEISQERRPSRLDNTIKSAEEDRYQLKKMLRNTSSPRRSSSHSVSKELSPIRGCKSDPEFQQMLRDRDEYKTMLERYERHMAEVQGNIKVLTAERDKVIQLYDQAQEEISQLRKEAMKVPKASKTAMTAQAVLRRVETERDAAISDFRRMSTERDSLRERLKIAQETAFNEKAHLEQRVEELELNVQSLDNERLDQTSKMALMKETIESLEMEMKILAKRAVDFESELSRQKATNASLSIMNEKMEHNIAEAQRQLSKKKYELQLIQDKITCLDEKNEKLSKQNLVQQEDICTLNDTITELDTEKDSLHELLEEKADKVASLEESLALKEKTISDLKCLLSDMEKSTKHSTEALCRCEQDITKLHQLLDESNNELAQTSEEKEGLIRENDNLQKQLYGFKEENQILHHKLSECQNELDNLKAKTEDWHTDISRLKSMLKSKEKENQELLDNYHRANEQAEKWESKFQQMEANCSSVQLELLSAESESRRLKERTEALETEIGHQLAAEKAHKSQISTLGKSLLKMEEDLHDVQLEKVSVLSELASTRELCIKLDTSKELLARQLSNTTQEIERLQNEWESSHSETELLKKQLTNERISIKNLETLLASNREKEYQSQMISQEKESEIQLLKEQLSLAENKIATQSRDFSQLKNTITQLESELDITKRQLGTERFERERAVQELRRQSLGAPYQLTSTIRTSSPERSRHRSSDKSLDRSSECQLKRGRQTDELADVCDVSTEDTLEDKICLKCLSLGIQHYTYE, encoded by the exons AGGTTGACAACAAGAGAAGAGCTTGTGTTAGGTTGTCCATTTTCTGAAAGTGAGAGAGCTTCAAAATCAGAAGACAGCATTAGGAAAGACAAAATCATCCAACAACTGCAAACAGAG tcTCAGATTAAATGCCAACAAAATACTATACGGAAATTGGAACATAAAATCAGCGCCCTTAGCTCT CCTTCCTCAAACATTGAAATATCACAGGAGAGGCGTCCCTCGAGGCTTGACAATACTATCAAGTCAGCAGAAGAAGACAGATATCAGTTGAAGAAAATGCTTCGAAATACGTCAAGTCCTAGGCGCAGCTCCTCTCATTCTGTTTCAAAGGAGCTTTCCCCCATCCGG GGATGTAAATCTGatccagaatttcagcaaatgttGAGAGACCGTGATGAATATAAGACAATGCTGGAAAGATATGAACGTCACATGGCAGAAGTTCAAGGCAACATCAAGGTTCTCACAGCAGAAAGAGACAAAGTTATTCAACTTTATGATCAG GCCCAGGAAGAAATAAGTCAACTGCGAAAAGAAGCTATGAAAGTCCCAAAAGCATCCAAAACTGCGATGACTGCACAGGCTGTTTTGAGGCGTGTGGAAACAGAAAGGGATGCAGCTATTTCTGATTTCCGAAGGATGTCCACTGAACGAGATAGCTTGAGAGAGAGGTTAAAG ATTGCTCAAGAGACTGCATTTAATGAAAAAGCTCACCTGGAACAGAGAGTTGAGGAACTGGAGTTAAATGTTCAGAGT CTTGACAATGAGCGATTAGATCAAACATCAAAGATGGCTTTAATGAAGGAGACAATCGAGTCTCTAGAAATGGAGATGAAAATATTGGCAAAAAGAGCAGTAGATTTTGAAAGTGAGCTAAGCAGGCAAAAAGCAACTAATGCTTCACTGAG CATTATGAATGAAAAAATGGAGCATAACATTGCAGAGGCCCAACGGCAACTCTCAAAGAAAAAATATGAATTACAGCTCATTCAAGATAAAATTACGTGTCTAGATGAAAAAAATG AAAAGCTTTCAAAACAAAATCTTGTCCAACAAGAAGATATTTGTACACTCAATGACACAATAACTGAACTAGATACAGAAAAGGATTCTTTACATGAGCTTCTGGAAGAGAAAGCAGATAAAGTTGCCTCCCTTGAAGAAAGCTTGGCCCTTAAA gaAAAGACCATTTCAGATTTGAAGTGCCTACTTTCTGATATGGAGAAATCAACAAA GCATTCTACTGAAGCACTCTGCAGGTGTGAACAGGATATTACCAAACTACATCAACTTTTGGATGAATCTAATAATGAACTTGCTCAGACTAGTGAAGAGAAAGAAGGATTAATTCGGGAGAATGATAATCTACAAAAACAGCTTTATGGCTTTAAGGAGGAGAATCAG ATTCTGCATCACAAACTCAGTGAATGTCAGAATGAACTTGATAATCTGAAGGCGAAAACTGAAGATTGGCATACAGATATTTCCAGACTGAAGAGCATGCTGAAATCTAAA GAAAAGGAGAATCAAGAGCTTTTGGATAACTACCACAGGGCCAATGAGCAAGCAGAAAAGTGGGAATCCAAGTTCCAACAAATGGAAGCAAACTGTAGCTCTGTCCAACTGGAGCTCCTCAGTGCAGAATCTGAGAGCCGCAGACTAAAAGAACGAACAGAGGCTCTTGAAACAGAGATTGGGCAC CAATTAGCAGCAGAAAAAGCCCACAAGTCACAGATTTCTACATTAGGTAAGTCTCTTTTGAAAATGGAGGAGGACCTCCATGACGTGCAACTGGAGAAAGTTTCTGTACTGTCAGAGTTGGCATCTACTCGGGAACTCTGCATAAAATTGGACACTAGCAAAGAGTTATTAGCCCGGCAACTAAGCAACACAACACAGGAAATAGAACGG ctgcaaaatgaatGGGAATCGTCTCACTCTGAAACCGAACTCCTCAAAAAACAACTCACTAATGAAAGAATTTCAATTAAAAACCTAGAAACATTGTTAGCATCCAACCGTGAAAAGGAATATCAATCTCAGATGATAAGCCAAGAAAAAGAGTCTGAAATTCAGCTTCTTAAAGAGCAGCTTTCGCTGGCTGAAAACAAGAT TGCTACCCAGAGTCGAGATTTTTCACAGCTCAAAAATACAATAACTCAATTGGAGTCTGAGTTAGATATCACCAAAAGGCAGCTGGGTACAGAACGCTTTGAAAG AGAGCGTGCTGTCCAAGAGCTTCGCCGCCAGAGTCTGGGAGCTCCATACCAATTAACTTCTACAATAAGGACATCATCACCTGAACGTTCTCGGCACCGGTCTTCTGACAAGTCTCTGGACAGATCTTCGGAATG TCAGCTCAAGAGAGGAAGGCAGACGGATGAACTCGCAGATGTGTGTGACGTTAGTACGGAAGATACCCTAGAAGATAAAATCTGTTTGAAATGTCTTTCTTTGGGGATACAGCATTATACATATGAATAA
- the TSGA10 gene encoding testis-specific gene 10 protein isoform X1, which yields MSSRKYPGPGRRRRREILSKRLTTREELVLGCPFSESERASKSEDSIRKDKIIQQLQTEVEELRTKNIELEKYVTKILDSKKEVTTQVGDLTSKNEYLCKELAHVDKLAEQLEKEKEFVLDSADQEIAEAKSQIKCQQNTIRKLEHKISALSSPSSNIEISQERRPSRLDNTIKSAEEDRYQLKKMLRNTSSPRRSSSHSVSKELSPIRGCKSDPEFQQMLRDRDEYKTMLERYERHMAEVQGNIKVLTAERDKVIQLYDQAQEEISQLRKEAMKVPKASKTAMTAQAVLRRVETERDAAISDFRRMSTERDSLRERLKIAQETAFNEKAHLEQRVEELELNVQSLDNERLDQTSKMALMKETIESLEMEMKILAKRAVDFESELSRQKATNASLSIMNEKMEHNIAEAQRQLSKKKYELQLIQDKITCLDEKNEKLSKQNLVQQEDICTLNDTITELDTEKDSLHELLEEKADKVASLEESLALKEKTISDLKCLLSDMEKSTKHSTEALCRCEQDITKLHQLLDESNNELAQTSEEKEGLIRENDNLQKQLYGFKEENQILHHKLSECQNELDNLKAKTEDWHTDISRLKSMLKSKEKENQELLDNYHRANEQAEKWESKFQQMEANCSSVQLELLSAESESRRLKERTEALETEIGHQLAAEKAHKSQISTLGKSLLKMEEDLHDVQLEKVSVLSELASTRELCIKLDTSKELLARQLSNTTQEIERLQNEWESSHSETELLKKQLTNERISIKNLETLLASNREKEYQSQMISQEKESEIQLLKEQLSLAENKIATQSRDFSQLKNTITQLESELDITKRQLGTERFERERAVQELRRQSLGAPYQLTSTIRTSSPERSRHRSSDKSLDRSSECQLKRGRQTDELADVCDVSTEDTLEDKICLKCLSLGIQHYTYE from the exons AGGTTGACAACAAGAGAAGAGCTTGTGTTAGGTTGTCCATTTTCTGAAAGTGAGAGAGCTTCAAAATCAGAAGACAGCATTAGGAAAGACAAAATCATCCAACAACTGCAAACAGAG GTTGAAGAACTGCGAACAAAAAATATTGAGTTGGAGAAGTATGTTACAAAAATACTTGATAGTAAGAAAGAAGTAACAACTCAAGTGGGTGACTTGACAAGTAAGAATGAATATCTCTGTAAAGAACTCGCTCATGTAGACAAGTTAGCAGAAcagctggaaaaagaaaaagaatttgtATTGGATAGTGCAGACCAGGAAATTGCAGAAGCCAAG tcTCAGATTAAATGCCAACAAAATACTATACGGAAATTGGAACATAAAATCAGCGCCCTTAGCTCT CCTTCCTCAAACATTGAAATATCACAGGAGAGGCGTCCCTCGAGGCTTGACAATACTATCAAGTCAGCAGAAGAAGACAGATATCAGTTGAAGAAAATGCTTCGAAATACGTCAAGTCCTAGGCGCAGCTCCTCTCATTCTGTTTCAAAGGAGCTTTCCCCCATCCGG GGATGTAAATCTGatccagaatttcagcaaatgttGAGAGACCGTGATGAATATAAGACAATGCTGGAAAGATATGAACGTCACATGGCAGAAGTTCAAGGCAACATCAAGGTTCTCACAGCAGAAAGAGACAAAGTTATTCAACTTTATGATCAG GCCCAGGAAGAAATAAGTCAACTGCGAAAAGAAGCTATGAAAGTCCCAAAAGCATCCAAAACTGCGATGACTGCACAGGCTGTTTTGAGGCGTGTGGAAACAGAAAGGGATGCAGCTATTTCTGATTTCCGAAGGATGTCCACTGAACGAGATAGCTTGAGAGAGAGGTTAAAG ATTGCTCAAGAGACTGCATTTAATGAAAAAGCTCACCTGGAACAGAGAGTTGAGGAACTGGAGTTAAATGTTCAGAGT CTTGACAATGAGCGATTAGATCAAACATCAAAGATGGCTTTAATGAAGGAGACAATCGAGTCTCTAGAAATGGAGATGAAAATATTGGCAAAAAGAGCAGTAGATTTTGAAAGTGAGCTAAGCAGGCAAAAAGCAACTAATGCTTCACTGAG CATTATGAATGAAAAAATGGAGCATAACATTGCAGAGGCCCAACGGCAACTCTCAAAGAAAAAATATGAATTACAGCTCATTCAAGATAAAATTACGTGTCTAGATGAAAAAAATG AAAAGCTTTCAAAACAAAATCTTGTCCAACAAGAAGATATTTGTACACTCAATGACACAATAACTGAACTAGATACAGAAAAGGATTCTTTACATGAGCTTCTGGAAGAGAAAGCAGATAAAGTTGCCTCCCTTGAAGAAAGCTTGGCCCTTAAA gaAAAGACCATTTCAGATTTGAAGTGCCTACTTTCTGATATGGAGAAATCAACAAA GCATTCTACTGAAGCACTCTGCAGGTGTGAACAGGATATTACCAAACTACATCAACTTTTGGATGAATCTAATAATGAACTTGCTCAGACTAGTGAAGAGAAAGAAGGATTAATTCGGGAGAATGATAATCTACAAAAACAGCTTTATGGCTTTAAGGAGGAGAATCAG ATTCTGCATCACAAACTCAGTGAATGTCAGAATGAACTTGATAATCTGAAGGCGAAAACTGAAGATTGGCATACAGATATTTCCAGACTGAAGAGCATGCTGAAATCTAAA GAAAAGGAGAATCAAGAGCTTTTGGATAACTACCACAGGGCCAATGAGCAAGCAGAAAAGTGGGAATCCAAGTTCCAACAAATGGAAGCAAACTGTAGCTCTGTCCAACTGGAGCTCCTCAGTGCAGAATCTGAGAGCCGCAGACTAAAAGAACGAACAGAGGCTCTTGAAACAGAGATTGGGCAC CAATTAGCAGCAGAAAAAGCCCACAAGTCACAGATTTCTACATTAGGTAAGTCTCTTTTGAAAATGGAGGAGGACCTCCATGACGTGCAACTGGAGAAAGTTTCTGTACTGTCAGAGTTGGCATCTACTCGGGAACTCTGCATAAAATTGGACACTAGCAAAGAGTTATTAGCCCGGCAACTAAGCAACACAACACAGGAAATAGAACGG ctgcaaaatgaatGGGAATCGTCTCACTCTGAAACCGAACTCCTCAAAAAACAACTCACTAATGAAAGAATTTCAATTAAAAACCTAGAAACATTGTTAGCATCCAACCGTGAAAAGGAATATCAATCTCAGATGATAAGCCAAGAAAAAGAGTCTGAAATTCAGCTTCTTAAAGAGCAGCTTTCGCTGGCTGAAAACAAGAT TGCTACCCAGAGTCGAGATTTTTCACAGCTCAAAAATACAATAACTCAATTGGAGTCTGAGTTAGATATCACCAAAAGGCAGCTGGGTACAGAACGCTTTGAAAG AGAGCGTGCTGTCCAAGAGCTTCGCCGCCAGAGTCTGGGAGCTCCATACCAATTAACTTCTACAATAAGGACATCATCACCTGAACGTTCTCGGCACCGGTCTTCTGACAAGTCTCTGGACAGATCTTCGGAATG TCAGCTCAAGAGAGGAAGGCAGACGGATGAACTCGCAGATGTGTGTGACGTTAGTACGGAAGATACCCTAGAAGATAAAATCTGTTTGAAATGTCTTTCTTTGGGGATACAGCATTATACATATGAATAA
- the TSGA10 gene encoding testis-specific gene 10 protein isoform X7 translates to MLRNTSSPRRSSSHSVSKELSPIRGCKSDPEFQQMLRDRDEYKTMLERYERHMAEVQGNIKVLTAERDKVIQLYDQAQEEISQLRKEAMKVPKASKTAMTAQAVLRRVETERDAAISDFRRMSTERDSLRERLKIAQETAFNEKAHLEQRVEELELNVQSLDNERLDQTSKMALMKETIESLEMEMKILAKRAVDFESELSRQKATNASLSIMNEKMEHNIAEAQRQLSKKKYELQLIQDKITCLDEKNEKLSKQNLVQQEDICTLNDTITELDTEKDSLHELLEEKADKVASLEESLALKEKTISDLKCLLSDMEKSTKHSTEALCRCEQDITKLHQLLDESNNELAQTSEEKEGLIRENDNLQKQLYGFKEENQILHHKLSECQNELDNLKAKTEDWHTDISRLKSMLKSKEKENQELLDNYHRANEQAEKWESKFQQMEANCSSVQLELLSAESESRRLKERTEALETEIGHQLAAEKAHKSQISTLGKSLLKMEEDLHDVQLEKVSVLSELASTRELCIKLDTSKELLARQLSNTTQEIERLQNEWESSHSETELLKKQLTNERISIKNLETLLASNREKEYQSQMISQEKESEIQLLKEQLSLAENKIATQSRDFSQLKNTITQLESELDITKRQLGTERFERERAVQELRRQSLGAPYQLTSTIRTSSPERSRHRSSDKSLDRSSECQLKRGRQTDELADVCDVSTEDTLEDKICLKCLSLGIQHYTYE, encoded by the exons ATGCTTCGAAATACGTCAAGTCCTAGGCGCAGCTCCTCTCATTCTGTTTCAAAGGAGCTTTCCCCCATCCGG GGATGTAAATCTGatccagaatttcagcaaatgttGAGAGACCGTGATGAATATAAGACAATGCTGGAAAGATATGAACGTCACATGGCAGAAGTTCAAGGCAACATCAAGGTTCTCACAGCAGAAAGAGACAAAGTTATTCAACTTTATGATCAG GCCCAGGAAGAAATAAGTCAACTGCGAAAAGAAGCTATGAAAGTCCCAAAAGCATCCAAAACTGCGATGACTGCACAGGCTGTTTTGAGGCGTGTGGAAACAGAAAGGGATGCAGCTATTTCTGATTTCCGAAGGATGTCCACTGAACGAGATAGCTTGAGAGAGAGGTTAAAG ATTGCTCAAGAGACTGCATTTAATGAAAAAGCTCACCTGGAACAGAGAGTTGAGGAACTGGAGTTAAATGTTCAGAGT CTTGACAATGAGCGATTAGATCAAACATCAAAGATGGCTTTAATGAAGGAGACAATCGAGTCTCTAGAAATGGAGATGAAAATATTGGCAAAAAGAGCAGTAGATTTTGAAAGTGAGCTAAGCAGGCAAAAAGCAACTAATGCTTCACTGAG CATTATGAATGAAAAAATGGAGCATAACATTGCAGAGGCCCAACGGCAACTCTCAAAGAAAAAATATGAATTACAGCTCATTCAAGATAAAATTACGTGTCTAGATGAAAAAAATG AAAAGCTTTCAAAACAAAATCTTGTCCAACAAGAAGATATTTGTACACTCAATGACACAATAACTGAACTAGATACAGAAAAGGATTCTTTACATGAGCTTCTGGAAGAGAAAGCAGATAAAGTTGCCTCCCTTGAAGAAAGCTTGGCCCTTAAA gaAAAGACCATTTCAGATTTGAAGTGCCTACTTTCTGATATGGAGAAATCAACAAA GCATTCTACTGAAGCACTCTGCAGGTGTGAACAGGATATTACCAAACTACATCAACTTTTGGATGAATCTAATAATGAACTTGCTCAGACTAGTGAAGAGAAAGAAGGATTAATTCGGGAGAATGATAATCTACAAAAACAGCTTTATGGCTTTAAGGAGGAGAATCAG ATTCTGCATCACAAACTCAGTGAATGTCAGAATGAACTTGATAATCTGAAGGCGAAAACTGAAGATTGGCATACAGATATTTCCAGACTGAAGAGCATGCTGAAATCTAAA GAAAAGGAGAATCAAGAGCTTTTGGATAACTACCACAGGGCCAATGAGCAAGCAGAAAAGTGGGAATCCAAGTTCCAACAAATGGAAGCAAACTGTAGCTCTGTCCAACTGGAGCTCCTCAGTGCAGAATCTGAGAGCCGCAGACTAAAAGAACGAACAGAGGCTCTTGAAACAGAGATTGGGCAC CAATTAGCAGCAGAAAAAGCCCACAAGTCACAGATTTCTACATTAGGTAAGTCTCTTTTGAAAATGGAGGAGGACCTCCATGACGTGCAACTGGAGAAAGTTTCTGTACTGTCAGAGTTGGCATCTACTCGGGAACTCTGCATAAAATTGGACACTAGCAAAGAGTTATTAGCCCGGCAACTAAGCAACACAACACAGGAAATAGAACGG ctgcaaaatgaatGGGAATCGTCTCACTCTGAAACCGAACTCCTCAAAAAACAACTCACTAATGAAAGAATTTCAATTAAAAACCTAGAAACATTGTTAGCATCCAACCGTGAAAAGGAATATCAATCTCAGATGATAAGCCAAGAAAAAGAGTCTGAAATTCAGCTTCTTAAAGAGCAGCTTTCGCTGGCTGAAAACAAGAT TGCTACCCAGAGTCGAGATTTTTCACAGCTCAAAAATACAATAACTCAATTGGAGTCTGAGTTAGATATCACCAAAAGGCAGCTGGGTACAGAACGCTTTGAAAG AGAGCGTGCTGTCCAAGAGCTTCGCCGCCAGAGTCTGGGAGCTCCATACCAATTAACTTCTACAATAAGGACATCATCACCTGAACGTTCTCGGCACCGGTCTTCTGACAAGTCTCTGGACAGATCTTCGGAATG TCAGCTCAAGAGAGGAAGGCAGACGGATGAACTCGCAGATGTGTGTGACGTTAGTACGGAAGATACCCTAGAAGATAAAATCTGTTTGAAATGTCTTTCTTTGGGGATACAGCATTATACATATGAATAA